The Faecalibacter sp. LW9 genome has a segment encoding these proteins:
- a CDS encoding cold-shock protein: protein MKEKYSFYFNRLVPLDISVKQFEYSPIYHVEIQKITIMQEGTVKFFNETKGFGFITVESTGKEVFVHTSNLIDSIRENDRVSFNVEEGQKGPIATRVKRI from the coding sequence TTGAAGGAGAAGTACTCATTTTATTTTAATCGTCTAGTTCCTTTAGATATTTCGGTGAAACAATTCGAATATTCTCCCATTTATCATGTAGAAATACAAAAAATTACAATTATGCAAGAAGGAACAGTAAAGTTTTTTAATGAAACAAAAGGATTTGGTTTCATTACAGTAGAATCAACAGGAAAAGAAGTATTCGTTCATACTTCAAATTTAATCGATAGTATCAGAGAAAATGATAGAGTATCTTTTAACGTAGAAGAAGGTCAAAAAGGACCTATTGCTACACGTGTTAAAAGAATCTAA
- the cobT gene encoding nicotinate-nucleotide--dimethylbenzimidazole phosphoribosyltransferase: MQAETQKEITFDQSLQSKIDLKTKPLGALGMLEELAFKIGKIQQSLEPELRNPHILLFAADHGVAKAGVSAYPPEVTFQMVMNILQGGAAVTVFGKQNGLTIKTIDAGVNYDFGNIKGLIDAKVGYGTKNFIIDQAMTREQLNQCLTLSAQIVQEVKSTGCNVIGFGEMGIGNTSSASMIMHHCTGIDLDECIGRGTGLDDEQLERKKALLQQANDYHGVLSDPMEILQTYGGFEVAQICGAMIEAYKQKMILMVDGFIATSAFLVAYAIYPEIIDYAVFCHNSNEIGHQKMLAHLGVQPILQLNMRVGEGTGCALAYPMLENAVAFLNKMASFDSAGVSNK; encoded by the coding sequence ATGCAAGCTGAAACACAAAAAGAAATCACTTTTGATCAATCTTTACAGAGTAAAATCGATCTTAAAACAAAACCATTAGGGGCTTTAGGAATGTTAGAAGAACTGGCCTTTAAAATAGGTAAAATTCAACAATCGTTAGAACCCGAATTAAGGAATCCTCACATTTTATTATTTGCAGCAGATCATGGAGTTGCAAAAGCAGGAGTAAGTGCTTATCCACCTGAAGTCACTTTTCAAATGGTAATGAATATTTTACAAGGTGGAGCAGCGGTGACCGTTTTTGGAAAACAAAATGGTTTAACCATTAAAACCATTGATGCGGGAGTTAATTATGATTTTGGTAACATTAAAGGATTAATTGATGCTAAAGTTGGATATGGAACCAAAAACTTTATAATTGATCAAGCGATGACAAGAGAGCAATTAAATCAATGTTTAACATTATCTGCTCAAATTGTACAAGAAGTAAAATCAACAGGTTGTAATGTAATTGGTTTTGGAGAAATGGGAATTGGGAACACTTCCTCTGCTTCGATGATTATGCATCATTGTACGGGTATAGACTTGGATGAATGTATTGGGCGTGGAACAGGATTAGATGATGAACAATTAGAACGTAAAAAAGCGTTGTTGCAACAAGCGAATGATTATCATGGAGTATTATCTGATCCAATGGAAATTTTACAAACCTATGGAGGTTTTGAGGTGGCCCAAATATGTGGGGCAATGATCGAAGCATACAAACAAAAAATGATACTAATGGTGGATGGATTTATCGCAACCAGTGCATTTTTAGTCGCTTATGCAATATATCCTGAGATAATAGATTATGCTGTATTTTGTCATAACAGTAATGAAATTGGTCATCAAAAAATGTTAGCTCATTTGGGTGTTCAACCCATATTACAACTCAATATGAGAGTTGGAGAAGGGACCGGTTGTGCCTTAGCTTATCCCATGTTAGAGAATGCTGTTGCATTTCTAAATAAAATGGCAAGTTTTGATAGTGCAGGAGTATCAAACAAATAA